One window of Oscillibacter hominis genomic DNA carries:
- a CDS encoding RtcB family protein, with product MIEITGAHNTAKVFIDTIDETTRAQITTMCDQDFLENCRIRVMPDTHAGKGCTIGTTMTLHDKVVPNMVGVDIGCGMETAILDEKSLDLEALDRFIRANIPVGMEIREHPHSYQTQADLSALRCFGQINEHRARHSIGTLGGGNHFIEVDRDDEGTLYLVIHSGSRHLGTEVARWYQEEGYRSLSGNSRRQLQELLDALKAEGRFQEIEPALRAAKRRRPGGAVAQDLAYVEGALFDDYLHDMALTQRFALLNRRAIVSEIVRGLGLTVRETISTIHNYIDTGTMILRKGAVSAQKGERLLIPINMRDGSLLCVGRGNEDWNCSAPHGAGRLMSRHAAAAAFTVEEFRRSMEGIYTTSVGRDTLDECPMAYKDMSAIVDNIGPTAEIIKIIRPVYNFKAGER from the coding sequence ATGATTGAAATTACCGGCGCCCACAACACCGCCAAGGTGTTTATCGACACCATCGACGAGACGACCCGGGCGCAGATTACCACCATGTGCGACCAGGACTTCCTGGAAAACTGCCGCATCCGGGTGATGCCGGACACCCACGCGGGCAAGGGCTGCACCATCGGCACCACCATGACCCTCCATGACAAGGTGGTGCCCAATATGGTGGGCGTGGACATCGGCTGCGGCATGGAGACGGCCATTTTGGACGAGAAGTCCCTGGACCTGGAGGCTCTGGACCGCTTCATCCGTGCAAATATCCCCGTGGGCATGGAGATTCGGGAGCACCCCCATTCCTACCAGACCCAGGCCGATTTGAGCGCGCTGCGCTGTTTTGGCCAGATCAACGAGCATCGGGCCCGCCATTCCATCGGCACCCTGGGCGGCGGCAACCACTTCATCGAGGTGGACCGGGACGATGAGGGAACCTTGTACCTGGTTATCCACTCCGGCAGCCGCCACTTGGGCACAGAGGTGGCCCGCTGGTACCAGGAGGAGGGCTACCGCAGCCTCTCCGGTAACAGCAGGCGCCAGCTCCAGGAGCTGCTGGACGCCCTCAAAGCCGAGGGTCGCTTCCAGGAGATCGAACCCGCCCTGCGGGCGGCCAAGCGCCGCCGCCCCGGCGGGGCCGTCGCTCAGGATCTGGCCTACGTGGAGGGGGCCCTCTTTGACGACTACCTCCACGATATGGCCCTCACGCAGCGCTTCGCCCTCCTGAACCGCAGGGCCATAGTGAGCGAGATCGTCCGGGGCCTGGGCCTGACGGTGCGGGAGACCATCAGCACCATCCACAACTACATCGATACCGGCACCATGATCCTCCGCAAGGGGGCCGTCTCCGCCCAAAAGGGGGAGCGCCTGCTCATCCCCATCAACATGCGGGACGGCAGCCTGCTCTGCGTGGGCCGGGGCAACGAGGACTGGAACTGCTCCGCCCCCCACGGAGCGGGCCGGCTCATGAGCCGTCACGCGGCCGCGGCGGCCTTCACGGTGGAGGAGTTCCGGCGCTCCATGGAGGGCATCTACACCACCTCCGTGGGACGGGACACCCTGGACGAGTGCCCCATGGCCTACAAGGACATGTCCGCCATCGTGGACAATATCGGCCCCACGGCCGAGATCATAAAGATCATTCGCCCCGTCTACAACTTCAAGGCGGGCGAGAGATGA
- a CDS encoding Ig-like domain-containing protein, whose product MKKRVGIKRIVSFCLTLVLVCGLVTVQSTAAALSDIKGHWAEEAIRSGVNAGYISGYQDGTFRPDNPVSRSEFSKMLNQALGLSNTVSISFSDIRSSDWCYSELQKAVSAGYIAGYTDGTFRPNQTITRQESALMLSRVVTLPASVSSSKVFADSSSIGDWARDGVDIIYTKGYMKGDGNNKFNPNAKMTRAQVAQVIYLLLKGENVVSDSTVSISSAVTRSNTLYANNVTVTDDTGSGAVTLRNSRVLGALTVNGGSMVTLYDTNVNYLAASKEDAAIYATGNSSVKETVVKNGVTLSESSLTGDGFQNVTLTGSSLASSTVKLSGTFDKLTVQSSTVINHSSGKIAAMNLTSKTNTVIQKGTITALTVDKAAAGTTISLAKGVSVGTATMNGLTTFYGEGTISTAVENVNGITYETQPGKITNNADKDQNGILQPTVVPSKGAGSVDPSATISLVFDEAIYNSSGNSVSNSYIENSVVELRRGSSSGTKVNFSAYVSGRTVTVTPDSELATGTTYYVVVKGGTLKNSAGQRNTEYTSYFGTKSASTTLSPTVSPSNASTGVAISSAITLTFHDVLFNSSGNTLTTSYVEGSVVELRRGSTSGALVSYTASISSDKKTITIRPDEDLATNTTYYVIVASSKLKNSDGATNPKVTSYFTTGTSTTLTPSVSPTNGRTSVSKTTSITLSFDEAIYEDVGVTLTASYIRNSVVELHKDSTTGESLAYTATISSNKRTITIKPNVALADDTTYYVVVNKGTLVNENGSSNGRFVSKFSTGKTVETDIVVSPEDKAVNVSAGSPITVTFGSPVYRSGYTTLKPSYVESTAIELRRGSTSGSKVDFTASVSNDGKTVTIQPYNDLELNTKYYVVVVSGTLEYEDGSNVGSFSSYFTTEDSNPLNIAVDTENDVSSTSAVFSVQSDVEGKLTVTYSGGGKTTTLVSNITTKANEARRFELSDLKAGTSYTIRATLVYNGLTYTKSQSFSTTSSSVTSTLKEMRLIADPDVYSIIDTATTTTSYTVYPTAAVGAKLTMLPTEDSVSSIEYKIGTSSSTPYIQLDRDSDGYYTISNLDFAKGETMTIQIKVTAENSSYTRTYTVKIICNY is encoded by the coding sequence ATGAAAAAGCGTGTTGGTATCAAAAGAATCGTTTCCTTTTGCCTGACCCTTGTGCTTGTGTGCGGTCTGGTGACGGTGCAGAGCACCGCTGCCGCACTGAGCGACATCAAGGGCCATTGGGCGGAGGAGGCCATCCGGTCCGGGGTGAACGCCGGTTACATCAGCGGCTATCAGGATGGCACGTTCCGGCCGGACAACCCTGTGTCCCGTTCGGAGTTCTCCAAGATGCTCAATCAGGCTTTGGGCCTGAGCAACACGGTATCCATCAGCTTTTCCGATATCAGAAGCAGCGACTGGTGCTACTCTGAGCTCCAGAAGGCGGTTTCCGCCGGCTACATCGCCGGCTATACCGATGGCACCTTCCGGCCCAACCAGACCATCACCCGCCAGGAGTCGGCATTGATGCTCAGCCGCGTGGTGACGCTGCCTGCGTCGGTTTCCTCCTCCAAGGTCTTTGCGGACTCCTCCTCCATCGGGGACTGGGCCCGCGACGGCGTGGATATCATCTACACCAAGGGGTACATGAAGGGCGACGGGAACAATAAGTTCAACCCCAATGCCAAGATGACCCGCGCCCAGGTGGCCCAGGTGATCTACCTGCTGCTCAAGGGCGAGAACGTGGTGTCCGATTCCACGGTTTCCATCTCCTCCGCGGTGACCCGCAGCAACACCCTTTACGCCAACAATGTCACTGTGACCGACGATACGGGAAGCGGCGCCGTGACGCTGCGCAACAGCCGTGTCTTAGGCGCCCTGACTGTCAACGGCGGCAGCATGGTCACGCTCTATGACACCAATGTAAACTACCTGGCCGCCTCCAAGGAGGATGCGGCCATCTATGCCACCGGGAACTCGTCGGTGAAGGAAACCGTGGTCAAAAACGGCGTCACCCTCTCCGAATCCTCCCTCACCGGCGACGGCTTCCAGAATGTGACACTCACCGGCTCTTCACTGGCCAGCAGCACCGTCAAGCTCTCCGGTACATTTGACAAGCTGACCGTGCAGAGCAGCACCGTCATCAACCACAGCAGCGGTAAGATCGCCGCCATGAACCTGACCAGCAAGACCAACACGGTGATCCAGAAGGGCACCATCACCGCCCTGACCGTGGACAAGGCCGCCGCCGGTACCACCATCTCCCTGGCCAAGGGTGTCAGCGTGGGCACCGCCACCATGAATGGCCTGACCACCTTCTACGGCGAGGGAACCATTTCCACCGCTGTGGAGAATGTGAACGGCATCACCTATGAGACCCAGCCGGGCAAGATCACCAACAACGCCGACAAGGATCAAAACGGGATCCTCCAGCCCACCGTGGTGCCCTCCAAGGGCGCGGGCTCGGTGGACCCCTCGGCCACCATCTCCCTGGTCTTTGACGAGGCCATCTACAATTCCAGCGGGAACAGCGTCTCCAACAGCTACATTGAAAACTCCGTGGTGGAGCTGCGCCGCGGAAGCTCTTCCGGCACCAAGGTGAACTTCTCCGCCTATGTCAGCGGCAGGACCGTGACCGTGACGCCGGATTCGGAGCTTGCCACCGGTACCACCTACTATGTGGTCGTAAAGGGCGGTACTCTGAAAAACAGCGCCGGACAGCGGAACACGGAGTACACCTCCTATTTCGGGACCAAGTCCGCTTCCACCACCCTGAGCCCCACAGTATCTCCCTCCAACGCCTCCACCGGTGTGGCCATCTCCAGCGCCATCACCCTGACCTTCCACGATGTGCTCTTCAACTCCAGCGGCAACACCCTCACCACCTCCTATGTGGAGGGCAGCGTGGTGGAACTGCGCCGTGGAAGCACTTCCGGCGCGCTGGTCAGCTATACCGCCTCCATCAGCTCCGACAAGAAGACCATCACCATCCGGCCGGATGAGGATTTGGCCACCAACACCACCTATTATGTGATCGTGGCCTCCTCCAAGCTGAAAAATTCCGACGGGGCCACCAATCCCAAGGTCACCTCGTACTTCACCACTGGCACCTCCACCACCCTCACGCCCTCCGTGTCCCCCACCAACGGCCGCACCAGCGTGTCCAAGACCACCAGCATCACGCTGAGCTTTGACGAGGCGATTTATGAGGATGTGGGCGTGACGCTGACCGCGTCCTATATCAGGAACAGCGTGGTGGAGCTGCACAAGGACAGCACCACCGGCGAAAGCCTTGCCTATACCGCCACCATCAGCTCCAACAAGCGCACCATCACCATCAAGCCCAACGTGGCGCTGGCGGACGACACCACCTATTATGTTGTGGTGAATAAGGGGACGCTGGTCAATGAAAACGGCAGCTCCAACGGGCGCTTTGTCTCCAAGTTCTCCACCGGCAAGACCGTGGAGACAGACATCGTGGTCTCTCCCGAAGATAAGGCCGTCAACGTCTCCGCCGGCAGCCCTATCACGGTGACTTTCGGCTCCCCGGTCTACCGGTCGGGCTATACCACTTTGAAGCCCTCCTATGTGGAAAGCACAGCCATTGAGCTGCGCCGCGGCAGCACCTCCGGTTCCAAGGTGGACTTCACCGCCTCTGTTTCCAACGACGGCAAGACAGTTACCATCCAGCCCTACAACGACCTGGAGCTGAATACGAAATACTACGTGGTGGTAGTGTCCGGAACCCTGGAATACGAGGATGGCTCCAATGTGGGCTCCTTCTCCTCCTATTTCACCACGGAGGATTCCAACCCCCTGAACATCGCGGTGGATACGGAAAACGACGTCTCCAGCACCTCTGCGGTATTTTCCGTGCAGTCCGATGTGGAGGGCAAGCTGACCGTGACGTATTCCGGCGGCGGCAAGACCACCACCCTGGTCTCCAATATCACCACCAAGGCGAATGAGGCCAGGCGGTTTGAGCTGTCCGACCTGAAGGCGGGCACAAGCTATACCATCCGCGCCACGCTGGTGTACAACGGCCTCACCTACACCAAGAGCCAGAGCTTCTCCACCACCTCCTCTTCCGTCACCTCCACACTGAAGGAGATGCGCCTGATTGCGGATCCCGATGTTTACAGCATCATTGATACCGCAACCACGACTACCTCCTATACGGTTTATCCCACGGCGGCTGTGGGCGCGAAGTTGACCATGCTGCCCACCGAGGATTCCGTCAGCTCCATTGAGTACAAGATCGGCACCAGCAGCTCCACCCCCTATATCCAGCTGGATCGGGACAGCGATGGGTATTATACCATCTCCAATCTGGATTTTGCCAAGGGTGAGACCATGACGATCCAGATCAAGGTGACGGCTGAAAATTCCAGCTACACCCGTACATATACGGTGAAGATCATCTGCAACTATTAA
- a CDS encoding WYL domain-containing protein, with protein sequence MAYSELVKRFDRVRDYMRDFLIFGYKTREDFDQKSARTYDNERRRIESWLGDGLRWEYRPGGKAVFLSVDASELPHNPLYRAWQSKSFTDNDITLHFYLLDLLSDGQPRHAEEITDELAERGEQLFELPTVRRKLKEYEELGILNTQKQGRRLYYAISPCSLDSLFPDQTGLSEFLGFFGEAAPLSVVGYFLSGRLGGENPSLRFKHHFIVHTLEDQILLTILEALRDGLRLELTNVSGRDGRQSVCRVVPVKIMVSVQSGRRYLVAHHLEQRRFSTFRLDYIKALAPLPGHEGDENYRALADLLLAHAWGPALPRHERTRRFSMTVAVDEEHEPHIIQRLRREGRGGHVAQLEPGLWRYTNEVYDVGEMMNWVKTFIGRIVALEGDDQRAIDRFYDDVHRMVGMYGGEE encoded by the coding sequence ATGGCCTACAGTGAATTGGTCAAGCGGTTTGACCGGGTGCGGGACTACATGCGGGATTTTCTGATTTTCGGCTACAAGACCCGGGAAGACTTCGACCAGAAGAGCGCCCGTACCTACGACAACGAGCGCCGGCGCATCGAGAGCTGGCTGGGGGACGGCCTGCGCTGGGAGTACCGCCCCGGCGGGAAGGCCGTGTTCCTCTCCGTGGATGCCTCGGAGCTCCCCCACAATCCCCTCTATCGGGCTTGGCAGTCCAAGAGCTTCACCGACAACGACATCACCCTCCACTTTTACCTGTTGGATCTGCTCTCGGACGGCCAGCCCCGCCACGCGGAGGAGATCACGGACGAACTGGCGGAGCGTGGGGAACAGCTTTTCGAGCTGCCCACTGTCCGGCGGAAACTGAAGGAGTATGAGGAACTGGGAATCCTGAATACGCAAAAGCAAGGTCGAAGGCTGTACTATGCCATCTCCCCGTGCTCCCTGGATTCTCTGTTCCCGGATCAGACCGGCCTATCGGAGTTCTTGGGCTTTTTCGGAGAGGCCGCCCCGCTCTCCGTCGTCGGCTATTTTCTGTCCGGCCGCCTCGGAGGAGAGAATCCCAGTCTCCGGTTTAAGCATCATTTCATCGTCCACACCCTGGAGGACCAGATTCTCCTCACCATTTTGGAGGCCCTCCGGGACGGCCTGCGGCTGGAGCTGACCAACGTCAGTGGGCGGGACGGGCGGCAGAGCGTCTGCCGGGTGGTGCCGGTCAAGATCATGGTGAGCGTCCAGAGCGGGCGGCGTTACCTGGTGGCCCACCACCTGGAACAGCGGCGGTTCTCCACCTTCCGGCTGGACTATATCAAGGCCCTGGCGCCCCTCCCCGGGCACGAAGGGGACGAGAACTACCGCGCCCTGGCGGACCTCCTCCTGGCCCATGCCTGGGGCCCCGCCCTGCCCAGACATGAGCGGACCCGGCGCTTCTCCATGACGGTGGCGGTGGACGAGGAGCACGAGCCCCACATCATCCAGCGCCTGCGCCGGGAGGGCCGGGGCGGCCATGTGGCCCAGCTGGAGCCCGGTTTGTGGCGCTACACCAACGAGGTCTACGACGTGGGCGAGATGATGAACTGGGTCAAGACCTTTATCGGACGCATTGTAGCCTTGGAAGGGGACGATCAGCGCGCCATAGACCGCTTTTATGACGATGTACACCGCATGGTGGGGATGTACGGGGGTGAGGAATAG
- a CDS encoding WYL domain-containing protein, translating into MELFSEVYGCYYQVVADILHAAPLTRRQVEALVGERGYGESTLQLIPKLLNQNAWPLLEERDGLLFSLLEHPPALPVTALERAWLKALLGDPRIRLFMTDEQLDHLTEALRDVAPLYRQEDFFYFDRYLDGDGYTDPDYRRHFQAILAALREGAFLRLAYAPPKSRLQLGDHRPLRLEYSAKDDKFRVYTAKAWHGVFQGYHILNLSRIQEVGPSTERYDGPLDLEGWRVRHRCAEPLLLRVTRERNGIERFMVEFSSYEKQSEYDEETKTCTVKLWYQRDDETEVLIRLLGFGPVVRVLGPERFVEQMRERVLRQNNWIQTSR; encoded by the coding sequence GTGGAACTCTTTTCCGAGGTCTACGGCTGCTATTATCAGGTGGTGGCCGACATTCTCCACGCCGCGCCGCTGACACGACGCCAAGTGGAGGCGCTGGTGGGAGAGCGGGGCTACGGGGAGAGCACCCTCCAGCTTATCCCCAAGCTGCTGAATCAGAATGCCTGGCCGCTGCTGGAGGAGCGGGACGGGCTGCTGTTCTCCCTGCTGGAGCATCCGCCTGCATTGCCGGTAACGGCCCTGGAGCGCGCCTGGCTGAAAGCCCTGCTGGGCGACCCGCGCATCCGGCTCTTTATGACCGACGAACAGCTCGACCACCTGACCGAAGCCCTCCGGGACGTGGCGCCACTCTACCGGCAGGAGGACTTTTTCTATTTTGACCGCTACCTGGACGGGGACGGCTACACCGACCCGGACTACCGTCGGCACTTCCAGGCCATCCTGGCCGCCCTGCGGGAGGGGGCCTTCCTGCGCCTGGCCTACGCGCCGCCCAAGAGCCGCTTACAGCTGGGCGACCACCGGCCTCTGCGGCTGGAGTACTCCGCAAAGGACGACAAGTTCCGGGTCTACACAGCCAAAGCGTGGCACGGAGTCTTCCAGGGCTACCATATCCTGAACCTGAGCCGCATCCAAGAAGTGGGGCCCTCCACCGAGCGGTATGACGGTCCCTTGGATCTGGAAGGCTGGCGGGTCAGGCACCGCTGCGCCGAGCCGCTGCTCCTCCGGGTCACCCGTGAGCGCAACGGCATCGAACGTTTTATGGTGGAGTTCTCCTCCTATGAAAAACAGAGCGAGTACGACGAGGAGACGAAAACCTGCACCGTCAAGCTGTGGTATCAGCGGGACGACGAGACCGAGGTCCTCATCCGTCTGCTGGGCTTTGGCCCCGTGGTCCGTGTGCTGGGCCCGGAGCGCTTTGTGGAGCAGATGCGGGAGCGGGTGCTGCGGCAGAACAACTGGATACAAACAAGCAGATAA
- a CDS encoding sporulation sigma factor SigK, with product MLSATLLLLCNSLLFSLRLEGNGSSFPKPLSAAEEKMYLERFSQGDVEARNVLIEHNLRLVAHIINNG from the coding sequence ATGCTGTCCGCTACGCTGCTGCTCCTGTGCAACAGCCTGCTGTTTTCCCTGAGGCTGGAGGGGAACGGCAGTTCATTTCCAAAGCCCCTCTCTGCGGCGGAGGAAAAAATGTATCTGGAACGGTTTTCACAGGGGGATGTGGAGGCCAGAAATGTACTCATCGAACACAATCTGAGGCTAGTGGCACATATCATCAACAACGGGTGA
- a CDS encoding DUF2828 family protein, translating into MLAFLKKEALTTRTENGAAAYATTMSDCLDLFSTVGALRAASEAEIADRFTRAWAENPDLAMKIAFFARDVRGGLGERRAFRVMLKTLSALAPASVVKNLANIPEYGRYDDLIALLDTPCRGQMLVYIKGQLARDIAALGTEEESVSLLAKWLPSVNASSADTVRAAKQVARALGMSDARYRKTLSALRARIAILENSLRERDYTFDYAKQPSKAMFKYRKAFLRNDGVRYQAFLEQVRSGEAKLHTGTLYPYELVAPILNGTVSEAERLTLDTTWNSLPDYASDGDALVVVDGSGSMYWNGAQPMPATVALSLGLYFAQRNTGAFRGHFITFSSRPRLVEVKGRDLYEQVKYAESFNECANTNVQAVFDLILRTAVKNRLKQVDLPATLYFISDMEFDSCAEHADLTNFNCAHRAFEAKGYKLPRVVFWNVASRALQQPVTMNEQGVALVSGCTPRLFEMVLGGKLSPYAYMLDILSAPRYRDIAA; encoded by the coding sequence ATGCTTGCGTTTTTGAAGAAAGAAGCCCTCACCACCCGCACGGAAAACGGCGCGGCCGCCTACGCCACCACCATGAGTGATTGCCTGGACCTGTTTTCCACCGTCGGCGCGCTCCGCGCTGCCTCCGAGGCGGAGATTGCGGACCGCTTCACCCGGGCCTGGGCGGAAAACCCCGACCTGGCAATGAAAATCGCCTTCTTCGCCCGGGACGTCCGGGGCGGCCTGGGCGAGCGCCGGGCCTTCCGGGTCATGTTAAAGACCCTCTCCGCCTTGGCCCCCGCGTCTGTGGTCAAGAACCTGGCGAACATCCCCGAGTATGGCCGTTACGACGACCTGATAGCCCTGTTGGACACCCCTTGCAGGGGGCAGATGCTTGTCTACATAAAGGGGCAGCTTGCCAGGGATATCGCCGCCCTGGGCACGGAGGAGGAATCTGTCTCCCTGCTTGCCAAGTGGCTCCCCTCGGTGAACGCCAGCAGCGCGGACACCGTCCGTGCCGCCAAGCAGGTGGCCCGCGCCCTGGGCATGAGCGACGCCCGGTACCGCAAGACCCTCTCCGCGCTCCGGGCCAGAATTGCCATCCTGGAGAATAGCCTCCGGGAGCGGGACTATACCTTTGACTATGCCAAGCAGCCTTCCAAGGCCATGTTCAAGTACCGCAAAGCGTTCCTCCGCAACGACGGCGTACGCTATCAGGCATTTTTGGAGCAAGTTCGCTCGGGCGAGGCCAAGCTGCACACGGGGACCCTGTATCCCTATGAGCTGGTGGCCCCCATCCTGAACGGCACAGTATCCGAGGCCGAGCGTCTCACCCTGGACACCACCTGGAACTCCCTGCCCGACTACGCCTCGGACGGCGACGCTCTGGTGGTGGTGGACGGCTCCGGCTCCATGTACTGGAATGGGGCTCAGCCCATGCCCGCCACGGTGGCCCTTTCCCTGGGGCTCTACTTCGCCCAGCGGAACACTGGGGCCTTTCGGGGCCACTTCATCACCTTCTCCAGCAGACCCAGGCTGGTGGAGGTGAAGGGACGGGATCTCTACGAGCAGGTGAAGTACGCCGAGAGCTTCAACGAGTGCGCCAATACCAACGTCCAGGCGGTCTTTGACCTCATCCTGCGCACGGCGGTGAAAAACCGTTTAAAGCAGGTCGACCTGCCCGCCACGCTGTACTTTATCTCCGATATGGAGTTCGACTCCTGCGCGGAGCACGCGGATTTGACCAACTTCAATTGCGCCCATCGGGCCTTCGAGGCCAAGGGCTACAAGCTTCCCCGCGTGGTGTTCTGGAACGTGGCCAGCCGTGCGCTCCAGCAGCCCGTCACCATGAACGAGCAGGGCGTGGCGCTGGTCTCCGGCTGCACGCCCCGGCTCTTCGAGATGGTCCTGGGCGGCAAGCTGTCCCCCTACGCCTATATGTTGGATATTCTGAGCGCCCCCCGGTACCGGGACATCGCGGCATAG